Proteins found in one Amycolatopsis umgeniensis genomic segment:
- the glyA gene encoding serine hydroxymethyltransferase — translation MFNAALSEVDPEVAAAVAAELDRQQSTLEMIASENFAPVGVLEAQGSVLTNKYAEGYPGRRYYGGCEHVDVIEQLAIDRAKALFGAEHANVQPHSGAQANAAAMVAVLNPGDTILGLDLAHGGHLTHGMKINFSGKLYNVVAYHVDKETGIVDVEEIERLAKEHKPKLIIAGWSAYPRQLDFAEFRRIADEVGAKVMVDMAHFAGLVAAGLHPSPVPYADIVTTTTHKTLGGPRGGIILSRQELAKKINSAVFPGQQGGPLEHVIAAKAVALKVAASEEFRERQQRVLEGAKILADRLSRTDCAEAGVRVLTGGTDVHLVLVDLVNSTLDGQQAEDRLHSVGITVNRNAVPFDPRPPMITSGLRIGTPALATRGFGAEDFAEVGDIIAEALRPDFDEALRQSLSARVELLAKKHPLYADLNR, via the coding sequence GTCGACCCTGGAAATGATCGCGTCGGAGAACTTCGCCCCGGTGGGCGTGCTCGAGGCGCAGGGTTCGGTGCTGACCAACAAGTACGCCGAGGGCTACCCCGGCCGCCGCTACTACGGCGGTTGCGAGCACGTCGACGTCATCGAGCAGCTGGCGATCGACCGCGCGAAGGCCCTGTTCGGCGCCGAGCACGCCAACGTCCAGCCGCATTCGGGCGCGCAGGCCAACGCCGCCGCCATGGTCGCGGTGCTCAACCCCGGCGACACCATCCTCGGTCTCGACCTCGCCCACGGCGGTCACCTGACCCATGGAATGAAGATCAACTTCTCGGGCAAGCTCTACAACGTCGTCGCGTACCACGTCGACAAAGAGACCGGGATCGTCGACGTCGAGGAGATCGAGCGCCTCGCCAAGGAGCACAAGCCGAAGCTGATCATCGCCGGCTGGTCGGCGTACCCGCGTCAGCTCGACTTCGCCGAGTTCCGCCGCATCGCCGACGAGGTCGGCGCGAAGGTCATGGTCGACATGGCGCACTTCGCCGGTCTGGTCGCGGCCGGGCTGCACCCGAGCCCGGTGCCCTACGCCGACATCGTCACCACGACCACGCACAAGACCCTCGGCGGCCCGCGCGGCGGCATCATCCTGTCCCGTCAGGAACTCGCCAAGAAGATCAACTCGGCGGTGTTCCCCGGCCAGCAGGGCGGACCGCTGGAGCACGTGATCGCCGCCAAGGCCGTCGCGCTGAAGGTCGCCGCGAGCGAAGAGTTCCGCGAGCGTCAGCAGCGGGTGCTCGAGGGCGCGAAGATCCTGGCCGACCGCCTCTCGCGCACGGACTGCGCCGAAGCGGGCGTCCGCGTGCTGACCGGCGGCACCGACGTGCACCTGGTGCTCGTCGACCTGGTCAACTCCACTTTGGACGGTCAGCAGGCCGAAGACCGGCTGCACTCGGTCGGCATCACGGTCAACCGCAACGCCGTCCCGTTCGACCCGCGCCCGCCGATGATCACCTCGGGCCTGCGGATCGGCACGCCCGCGCTGGCGACCCGCGGCTTCGGCGCCGAGGACTTCGCCGAGGTCGGCGACATCATCGCCGAGGCCCTGCGTCCGGACTTCGACGAGGCCCTGCGCCAGTCGCTGTCCGCCCGTGTCGAACTGCTGGCGAAGAAGCACCCGCTGTACGCGGACCTCAACCGATGA
- the lipA gene encoding lipoyl synthase, protein MSALPEGRKLLRLEVRNAQTPIEKKPPWIKTRARMGPEFTELKGLVKREGLHTVCEEAGCPNIYECWEDREATFLIGGDQCTRRCDFCQIDTGKPEALDTTEPRKVAESVQAMGLRYSTVTGVARDDLEDGGAWLYAETVRQIHALNPGTGVELLIPDFNADPDQLAEVFGSRPEVLAHNVETVPRIFKRIRPGFRYARSLEVITRAREAGLVTKSNLILGMGETPEEVAPAMKDLVDAGCEILTITQYLRPSPRHHPVDRWVKPEEFVEHSKAAEAMGFAGVMAGPLVRSSYRAGRLFAQTKAHRGEALSENLAHLAAEGPAAQEASSLLAR, encoded by the coding sequence ATGAGCGCGCTCCCCGAGGGGCGCAAACTTCTCCGGCTCGAAGTCCGCAACGCGCAGACCCCGATCGAGAAGAAGCCGCCGTGGATCAAGACCCGCGCGCGGATGGGCCCCGAGTTCACCGAGCTCAAGGGCCTGGTCAAGCGCGAAGGCCTCCACACCGTGTGTGAGGAGGCCGGTTGCCCCAACATCTACGAATGCTGGGAAGACCGCGAGGCGACCTTCCTGATCGGCGGGGATCAGTGCACGCGGCGGTGTGACTTCTGCCAGATCGACACCGGCAAGCCGGAGGCGCTGGACACGACCGAGCCCCGCAAGGTCGCCGAAAGCGTCCAGGCGATGGGTCTGCGTTACTCGACGGTGACCGGTGTGGCGCGTGACGATCTCGAGGACGGCGGTGCGTGGCTGTACGCGGAGACCGTGCGTCAGATCCACGCGCTGAACCCGGGTACCGGTGTCGAGTTGCTGATCCCGGATTTCAACGCGGATCCGGATCAGCTGGCCGAGGTGTTCGGTTCGCGGCCGGAGGTTTTGGCGCACAACGTCGAGACGGTGCCGCGGATTTTCAAGCGGATCCGGCCGGGTTTCCGGTATGCGCGGTCTCTTGAGGTCATCACGCGGGCTCGTGAGGCCGGTTTGGTGACGAAGTCGAATCTGATCTTGGGTATGGGCGAGACGCCGGAGGAGGTGGCTCCGGCGATGAAGGACCTGGTCGACGCGGGCTGCGAAATCCTGACGATCACCCAGTACCTGCGTCCCTCGCCGCGGCACCATCCGGTGGACCGGTGGGTCAAGCCCGAAGAGTTCGTCGAGCATTCGAAGGCCGCCGAAGCGATGGGTTTCGCTGGTGTGATGGCCGGACCGCTCGTACGCTCGTCTTATCGGGCAGGTCGTCTCTTCGCCCAGACGAAGGCCCACCGCGGCGAAGCGCTGTCGGAGAACTTGGCCCATCTCGCCGCCGAAGGCCCCGCGGCACAGGAAGCCAGCTCACTGCTGGCCAGATAG